The genomic stretch CTTTGGCACGACGCAACGTGGAgtacctggatacagcccttagccgtagtatattggccatataccacacaccccCGAGATGACTtagttattataaactggttaccaatgtaaatagacaagtaaaaatacatgtcatacccgtggtatacggtctgatataccatggctgtcagccaatcagcattcagtttATAATATTATACATGCCCTATCAGTGAGTGCACATATTGCCCTTTGAGGAAACCCCATAGTGGATACTTACTGCCAGGAACAGCATGCAGTACATGGAGAAGGAGGAATGGCCAGAGTAGAAAGACagcctgcaacacaacaacaatggCATCATGGGATTGCTGTGGACACTTTGAATGCTGGGAAAAAACTGGGAAATAATTCAGCATCCACCTCAATTGGCTCTGTGTTGGTGATAGTTATGTTATTCAATGGAACAATAGGATAATCTAACTGGCTAAACTGTGACACACCCTTTTCCGGGTGATAGGGTTGTGCTGGAGAGCGGGGAGAGACGTCTGTTGACGTctgttattgggggggggggttgaatgTTGACCAGGCAGCCTGGTCGATCGGGGCAGTTAGAGGGCCGCTAGCCTAGCTCACTCATCCGGCCAGCTTTAGTGTCTTCCTGTTTACTTAAGCAGTGCTGCACTGCCCGCCCAGCAGATTACTGATAACCAGCGTCTGATATAAACACTGTGGAGAGTTGCAGGCCCACAGACACTAGTTACTGTTGAGATGGCCGCAGTGCTGATGTGGACACTAGTTTGTGTTGAGATAGCCGCAGTGCTGATGTGGACACTAGTTCGTGTTGAGAGAAAGCCACAGTACTGAAGTGGATACTAGTTAGTGTTGGAGAGTCAGTGTAACACTGATAAATAGGCTGGCTGCTTATCAGGGAAAATGTCTTAAGCGCTTTCTCTGTACTTTAACCCTTCCACATCGATAAGTGTGGGAGTAAAGGCCAAACTTGAATAAACAGAGGTAGGCCCATAGCCTCTCTGTAATAAACAGAGGTAGGCCCATAGCCTCTCTGTAATAAACAGAGGTAGGCCCATAGCCTCTATTTCCTTTGACATTGTACTGGGAAGCCTGGGGTTGCCCTAAATACACTTGACTAGGAAGCTTGGGTTTACCTTGGCTTGTCTTTGTGTTAATGGGTCTTGCAATTCTGCTACTGAACCGGTGGTGGGTCTGACTGAGCTTGGACGTTCCTTCCGAGGTCTGCTCGGCCTCTCTGACCTTTCACTGAAAGCTTTTCTCCAAGCGTACGTGTTAATTATCACCATGGTAAATTGTCAGTATCAGATGAGGCGCTAATCGAATTCTGTAAAACCAGGTCACTCTAAATTGAATCTGACAAGATTCGAACACCCTCCCTTGTTTACTCAAACTGACGGATGTACACAGGAGAGGAAGTCTGTCCTTATTTTAGTTTTGAAATCAACATCCAGGATTTTCTATTTCTAGAGAAACAAACAAGTTAGTTGTCGAGTGGCTGTTGGGCTGTCCCACCCTTAGACATACCTTATTGTTACTGGCTGTGGTGGgcgatagttagctagctagtggtcTGTCTCTATACAGACTTTCATTATGGCTGTGGTGTGAGACAGCTGCCTATCTGTAGACTGTCATTACCTCATGGTCATGTGGTGAACCTCCCATGTTAGCCAAGTATAACCTATACAGAGACTACCCTAATCTCTACCATGATCCTTGGGTGGGCTCTCCCAGTATCTTGTGGCCACAGAAGGTCATATTTACCTGGGTGTGGCTCTGGTCTCCCATGGCAGCCCTTGCCTGATCGGGCCCGGCTTTCGGTGTTTTCTTTGGTATGGTAGTCATTAATAGAACAAACACCTGCCTGGTGGACCGAGTGAGTAGAGCAGGTCAGAATAACCTAGGGATCATCTTTCTGCAATGTTAGCATTTCCCTTCAGCCAGAGCCttggcttgtgtatgtgtgttatatagGTAATCCTCTCTAATGGTTTACAGAGGATTTGGGACCTGACTCTGTCGTCCCTCACTGCTGTACTGTCCTCACAGGGTAAATAAAGATAATTAAATAGTGAGGTTGACTTACAACTCTCTTGGCTCCCTCTCTGTGTGATATCTGGCTGAACTTTTGTCTTCAGCCTTATCCACCAGAACAGTGGAATACTGAGCTCTCTCAACACTAACTAGTGTCCACTTCAGTACTGTGGCTCTCTCCCAAAACGAACTAGTATCCACTTCAGTACGTGGCTCTCTCCCAAAACGAACTAGTATCCACTTCAGTACTGTGGCTCTCTCAACACTAACGCAGCCTGAAACTTCAGTGTGGGCTTGCCTTCCTCAATGATCTCATGGTCAGCACTCAGCATATTATCTGACCATAATAAACAATACAACAGGATATTGTATTTCAGTTGATGGATGACGTCATAATTCAGTCAGTAGATTTGAAAGAAGCATCCCAGCCAGTCAAATAGTTTCCTACCCGTCCCTTTGATGTTTGCATATCTGTAAGGCATATGGTGGAAGCTCCACcgagtcactgtacatactacctcaactaaccggtgccccttcacattgactttgtaccggtacgcCCCttttatacatatatttttttactgctctttaattacttgttacttttatcttattcttatccatattttttttaaactgcactgtcggttaggggcttgtaagtaagcatttcactgtaaggtctacaccggttgtattcggcgcatgtgactaatacaattttatttgactCTTCAGATCTGCTTTGAACACTAAAGCGATAGGGGGCCAAGGGGTAGTGGGTAAATTTGGCCCAATTGTCAGTTTCCCCTCAACAACACCCACCTGCCCTCATTGGCCAAGCGTGCGTCCCCTGTGCAGGTAAAGTCCTCTATGTAGGTGCCTGCCGTGCAGTTGATCAGCTTCCAGTCAGGCTTGCACACGTCCAGGAAGTGGGGTCGGAGCCGGCCAATCGAATACTTGGCGATGTCAGTGAGCGATTGGCTCATGGCTGCCCCAAACACAAATGTGCCGATGGCTTTGTAAACACGGGCCACATACATGTTGCTGAAAGAGGACTTTGATTTGATGCGTTTGAGATAGACTGAAAGGCACTCTCCAAAGACCATCtgtgaggaagggaggagaggaagtagaCATGTCATGAGGTTAGGTCTCTCAATGTTCCCTCACAGCTTGGAGTTACAAGATTACAACTGTTACAAGTCAGTCACTAAAATTACAGGAATTTCAAAAGGTCCAAGctgttttatctcaatatcaattcATTTCAGGGTAACAAGTACCGTACTGTGATTGTTTGtagttaaaatggtcaaaaagaaacacatAGCTTCTTAGCAGAGAACAATTTCTCAAGGAAAAATGTTGCTTAGACTGTCAGTGGTTTGAGTGGAGAGGGAAAACTGAAAAGCTAGCTGCtgttggcagaggtttggaactcttaaTGGTCTATTAATAAATGTACTGCATGGTGaagtcaccatggaaggccaaagcTCCCTCCAatcaaaacaggctgacatttcaggtggtcttttcaaacagctcttacactaaaagggcattataatTTTTTACAATTTCACAATTATTCAAAACCTCAATGTGgaaatataaaacacagaaaaatcatGTTCTTGACTGCACTGACCCTTTAAGTAAAATAGACCCTTGCATTTTAGAGGAATGTCCATCTGAGTGACTATAAAGACCTAACAAGGATGTCCACTGAAAAACGTGTGTAAAGTCAAATGAGTAGATGTTTTTAAACAGGGAAAACAAACACACTGGTGCATCACAATACAGCTTCTGAGTCACACCTGAGCAGTCGAACTTAACCTGTTCCTTTAGAAGATATAGCTATTTGTGGTCAGATGTGTGTCAACAGTAGAAACGTTTTTGAGACCATGTTGAATGTAAAACATACGTCATGGAATCATTGTGGGTGGGTTGGGGGTCTTTTTTAAATGGTGTGTTCTTGTAAATAAGCGGATGTGGTTATTATAACTGTCTGGCTCACACCTCTCTACCACTCTGAGGGACAATGGACCTGAAAGCATGAGAGGTTATTTGGAAGTGTGTTTACATTCCCCTATCTGGAAATAGGCCTAAAACTACCATATGAACATACGCTTACTGCTGTACTGtcaagggggtgttgttgtcctggtaacGGTTTCTGTTTAACTTAAAGCCCAACTGTTCAAACATTTAGGGTAATTCCAGGTCATTCATGACGTGTAAATGAGTTGCATCCAGTGTGAGGGTTTACTGGAAATGTGTGCAGACCATGAGGTGAATTTATGTACATTTAATGGAACAAAAAAAGCTTTTTTGAATGAATGCTGCAAAACCTGTTGTAAGACTTGATAACAGCCACAACAGGGCTCATCTAAAGTGCctcatctcagagtaggagtgctgatgtaGGATCAGTTTTGTTTTGATGAATAAATATGTGGacagaggggacctgatcctagatcagcactcctactccgaCGCTTTATGAATATGATATTTACTAAGACAGTCAGTGGAATACTGGCCAAGAGTCAAGCGGGAGATCTCTGAGGGAGGGACAGTTTGGCTATTCCTATTGTATCGTTCAGATGGAGACAATGAGTAGGCTTATGGAGAGGCCTTTGTTTCAGTGATTTTAAAGGTCAACCGCCATGGTCTGTGAGTACACAGAACTAACACAGGTTGGGGTttgatttttcagtttttgtgaTACTCTAAAATAGGAAGTTCTTACTACTCTGTTTACATGCGCCATCTTTGGttgattttattatttttaatagtGTTATTATTAGACAATACGATTAATGAAGCAAGCCGTTAAACTAGACATACAAGtaatttgtgtatgtatgtatagccTAAATTAATGAAGCACAAAATGGCAAAGGAAGAGAAAGAAGTTAACATAAAACAGGTGCACTTACAGTGAGTACTGTGACTGGTATCATAACTCCACCTAACAACTCATAGGATATGGTGTCTTCTTTTAGAGGGTACTTGATCGAATCATCGTTACAGAAAAATCCCCGTTTGAAGGGATTGTGTAGCGGTGTGAGTATTGCGAACGGGAGTCCAGCTAGCAAAATGAAAGAGAACAGGAGGAATAGGTTAGGAGAGTAGACTCTGAACACCTTGTTATCCTGCCCCCACATACACCCGTCTAACACTGAGCAGAAGAGAGCATTCGGAGAGGAAAGTCCCGACCAGCCAAGACATACACTGTAGTGATCTTGTATGGCTCAGTGGCATTGCCAGGTTTGTGGGTTTGAGTCCCGgggccacccatatgtaaaacGTGTGCAAGCCTGACTAAAAGTCACTTTAGATAAAAGCATCTGCAAGTAGATATTTCAACATTGCAGGCTGTCAGGAACAGGAGGAATGGAAAAACAACATGGTAGCTAAAGTGTTGTCATGGGAACTAACACTACTCTCTCCCCTGGCGAAGAGAAGGTGTTAGTGGAAGAACCAACTAAGCCCAAATGatcctccctctccaccaccctaAACTTTCACAGCTGTTTCGTGCTTGAGTGCACAGTGCAATGGACATGCAATCCACAAGTAGGCCTAGATGTCCATTCCACAACGACCAGCAatagtgttctctctctgctctcttctctcgaaattcaattcaaggggctttattggcatgggaaacaaatgtttacattgccaaagcaagtgaaatctctctctctgttcctctttctctctccctgcgtTCCTTAAAGCACAGTGGGTCATCATGTGGGAAGtaactggaatgctttttcagGAAGATGTTAGTTACATTAGAAACTTCAGGAATATGTTAGTTACATTAGAAACTTCCAAATAGTTTCCCACTACATACAGTAGGGAAACGGTATACTTCAAACGTGCTGTGGAAGCAATCATTAGTAATTCGTAATAAACACAAAACCATAGTTTTTAAATCGCACACTGCAAGCTTTGACACACATTGACCCAAGGAAAGTAGAAGCAGGATGTGTAAAAAGGTTAGTTGAGCTTAGTTCACATTAGTATGCAAATCATTTCCATAGCTGAATAAAGGGGtgatatttttttacattatcaTGGTCAAATCATACTACTGACATCAATAAGGACCCCAGCACAGGTTTGCTGTTAAGGACAGAGACGAGAAACTGGTCCCACACAGACTCTCAGGCGATAGATTCACTCTCACTAGCCAGACCCCTTTTATCTGTTCTGCTGAAAGCTGCATTGTGAAGCACCACAGTTTGAAATGTTGCCACGGCAACAGGTTGATGTATAGAGAAATAAATCAGTTGGTCTGGTCCAGGGGACTGGAGTTGAGATGTAAGTGTTGTGTATGGGACTCCAGTGAATTATAATGGAATAGACATAGTTTATGAAAAACAAAAGTCTAGTGTGTGTTTTAAGGTTTTCATCACAGTAAAGAATTTAGAAGACCAGGAAGAGGAATCAGTCACCAACACTACACGCACACCAGCTCACCTTCTGACCGTAACACAGGATAGTAGACATTAGCTAGTAGTAGACATGCTTTCCTAACTAACACACAAAGGGAACAGTGTGCCAACACTTCTGCCTCTGTCATTCTTCAAATAGAATCTGTATCCAGTGTTCCAGGAAAGTGTTCCAGTTCTTTTTGGACAGAGAATGTAACCTGTGTTTGTTCCAAAGCCTATCAGCAGGAACCTCAATAACAGACATGTCAATTTCATTTAATCTCATTTCTGGTAGAATCAATCATTTATGAATGCCCAAGTCAGAATAAGTGATATGTTATAAATCATGTTTGAATGGCCTAGTTAACAGGGTAACAAAATAAACAGCTTGACTACAGGGTTGCTAGGTCTTTTCAGGTTTTCTGAACTCATGCTCTGTGATATTCAACCCCAGAACACCCCTTCTGGGAGTGGCCAAACTTACACCAGGACTTCCTACTTCCTGATCGGTTGGACTCTAAAGGCCTTACTATTGATGAAAACCACAAATGATCCAATAACACCTGAGAAGCTTTCACAACACAAGCTTCAGAGGTGACTGAAATGACATGCGGATATCAGGATATGTGTGAATGAAATACTCTATAGGGGTGGCTGAAATGACATGCGGATATCAGGATATGTGTGAATGAAATACTCTATAGGGGTGGCTGAAATGACGTGTCAAAATAAAATGGGGATATGTGAAAGGGGAATGGGGACACTTTGTGGACTGGGCATCCTCTTTTGAGTTAACCCTTACCCGGTCGGC from Oncorhynchus tshawytscha isolate Ot180627B linkage group LG09, Otsh_v2.0, whole genome shotgun sequence encodes the following:
- the plpp1a gene encoding phospholipid phosphatase 1 isoform X2; its protein translation is MFETRGIPFILLDIACLILAGLPFAILTPLHNPFKRGFFCNDDSIKYPLKEDTISYELLGGVMIPVTVLTMVFGECLSVYLKRIKSKSSFSNMYVARVYKAIGTFVFGAAMSQSLTDIAKYSIGRLRPHFLDVCKPDWKLINCTAGTYIEDFTCTGDARLANEGRLSFYSGHSSFSMYCMLFLALYIQARLQAGWARLLRPTLQFFLIAASVYTGLSRVSDYKHHWSDVLVGLIQGVLMATLVVFFVSDFFKKKVEPQKEDIPHTTLQETPTNGNHYDSSPN